One window of the Microplitis demolitor isolate Queensland-Clemson2020A chromosome 10, iyMicDemo2.1a, whole genome shotgun sequence genome contains the following:
- the LOC103571816 gene encoding serine/arginine-rich splicing factor 1B — MSHGGRNECRIYVGNLPPDIRTKDIQDLFYKFGKVTFVDLKNRRGPPFAFVEFDDPRDAEDAVHARDGYDYDGYRLRVEFPRGGGPSNNFRGGRGGGDNSRGGRGDMGNSRGRGPPARRSQYRVLVTGLPPSGSWQDLKDHMREAGDVCFADVYKDGTGVVEFLRYEDMKYAVKKLDDSRFRSHEGEVAYIRVKEDHATGERGRSEDRERGRSRSRSYSPRRRGSPTYSPLRRNYSRSRSRSRSRSYD, encoded by the exons atgtCTCATGGTGGCAGAAATGAGTGTAGAATTTACGTAGGAAATTTACCCCCAGACATCAGAACAAAAGATATTCaggatttattttacaaattcgGCAAAGTTACATTTGTTGACTTGAAAAATCGTCGAGGACCACCATTTGCCTTCGTTGAATTTGATGACCCGAG GGACGCTGAAGATGCTGTTCATGCTAGAGACGGTTACGACTATGATGGGTATAGACTGAGAGTAGAATTCCCTCGGGGTGGAGGTCCTAGTAATAACTTCCGCGGAGGTCGCGGAGGTGGTGACAATAGCAGAGGAGGTCGTGGAGATATGGGAAACTCACGAGGGCGAGGTCCACCTGCACGTAGATCGCAGTACAGAGTCCTTGTAACTGGATTACCTCCATCTGGTAGCTGGCAGGATTTAAAAGACCACATGCGAGAAGCTGGGGATGTATGTTTTGCTGACGTTTACAAAGATGGTACGGGTGTTGTGGAATTTCTTCGGTATGAAGACATGAAATatgcagtaaaaaaattagacgACTCAAGATTTCGATCCCATGAG GGTGAAGTTGCTTACATCAGAGTAAAAGAAGATCATGCTACGGGTGAACGTGGTCGCAGTGAAGATCGCGAAAGAGGCCGCAGCCGTTCACGAAGTTACAGTCCACGTCGTCGAGGCTCACCAACTTATTCCCCATTACGACGCAATTATTCGCGATCAAGATCACGTTCCAGGTCTCGTTCGTACGACTAG